A stretch of Paraburkholderia phenazinium DNA encodes these proteins:
- a CDS encoding NAD(P)/FAD-dependent oxidoreductase: MSRSQADVIIVGGGFMGAATAFFLRQRGRSVILLERGLVGQQASGVNFGNVRRQGRFLPQLPLANRSREIWGKLPELIQHDAEFLMSGHIRIAYRDEQADQFEIYAKEASQYGLKLDLFRGAEMKARFPFLGPEVLCASYSEKDGHANPRLAAPAFGRAAARLGAQIIENTEIVTVEKEGAEFRATSTDGRTFHAPVLLVTAGAWGSLLSEQFGEPVPIAVHGPQMAVTEPTTYGIRPVVGVSSPNIEEVLYFRQVKRGNIVIGGCARGPAYPDVRRAYVLPQNTMLQFRQMHRLAPALAKLNIIRVWSGIEGYMPDDRPVMGASGKVSGLYYAFGFCGHGFQLGPGVGDTMAELIDTGATSTPLEPFDIRRFATVATRAQQAA, encoded by the coding sequence ATGAGTCGCTCGCAAGCAGATGTGATCATTGTCGGTGGCGGCTTCATGGGCGCGGCCACCGCATTTTTCCTGCGCCAGCGCGGCCGTTCGGTGATTCTGCTCGAGCGTGGCCTCGTCGGACAGCAGGCCAGCGGCGTCAACTTCGGCAATGTGCGGCGCCAGGGGCGTTTCCTGCCGCAATTGCCGCTCGCGAATCGCTCGCGTGAGATCTGGGGCAAGTTGCCGGAACTGATCCAGCACGACGCAGAGTTTCTGATGTCGGGCCACATTCGCATCGCCTATCGCGACGAACAGGCCGACCAGTTTGAAATTTATGCAAAAGAGGCCAGCCAGTACGGCTTAAAGCTTGACCTCTTTCGCGGCGCTGAAATGAAGGCGCGCTTTCCGTTCCTCGGCCCGGAAGTGCTGTGTGCGTCGTATTCGGAGAAAGACGGTCATGCGAATCCGCGACTCGCGGCGCCGGCGTTCGGGCGTGCCGCGGCACGTCTCGGTGCGCAGATCATCGAGAACACGGAGATCGTGACCGTCGAAAAGGAAGGCGCGGAATTTCGCGCTACCAGCACAGATGGCCGCACGTTCCATGCGCCCGTGCTGTTAGTGACTGCCGGGGCATGGGGTAGCCTGTTGAGCGAACAGTTCGGTGAGCCGGTGCCGATCGCCGTGCATGGCCCGCAAATGGCCGTGACCGAACCGACCACCTATGGAATCCGTCCGGTAGTGGGCGTGTCCTCGCCGAATATCGAGGAAGTGCTGTATTTCCGCCAGGTCAAGCGCGGCAACATCGTGATTGGCGGTTGTGCTCGGGGGCCGGCTTATCCCGACGTGCGGCGCGCTTATGTGTTGCCGCAGAACACCATGCTGCAGTTTCGTCAGATGCACCGCCTTGCGCCGGCGCTGGCGAAGCTCAATATTATCCGCGTGTGGAGCGGGATTGAAGGCTATATGCCCGATGATCGTCCGGTCATGGGCGCAAGCGGCAAGGTCAGCGGCCTTTACTACGCGTTCGGTTTTTGCGGACATGGCTTTCAGCTCGGACCGGGCGTTGGCGACACGATGGCCGAACTGATCGACACCGGCGCAACCAGCACGCCGCTGGAACCGTTCGATATTCGCCGTTTTGCCACCGTGGCCACACGGGCACAGCAAGCTGCTTAG